In Candidatus Omnitrophota bacterium, one genomic interval encodes:
- a CDS encoding dihydroorotase has product MKYLIKNGRLIDPANSIDQVCDILIADGLVEKIGKDLNGKADEAIDASGHIVAPGFVDMHTHLREPGREDEETVRTGTRAAVKGGFTSVACMPNTEPAIDDGNTVRALKAIIKKDAMCNVFIVGAITEDRLGRSLSDFKGMKAEGIVGISDDGSPVADEKVMLEALKEAKRDSLILIAHCEDVRLSANGVINKSFTATKMGLRGISRESEYEIVKRDLALAKKAQSQIHIAHVSCAESVDIIRKAKKDGVRASAETAPHYFSLTEECCVTYDTNTKMNPPLRAKEDVEAIKRALSDGTIDAIATDHAPHTDSEKDVEFDFAPFGIIGLETALGVAFMELVEPKTISWSGLITKMSVNPAKILGIDRGSLAKGKAADIVIIDPEKEWIYKKESIESKSRNSPFIGWTMRAKATHLFVGGKLVMKDGSI; this is encoded by the coding sequence ATGAAGTATCTCATAAAGAACGGACGCCTGATAGATCCGGCTAATTCGATCGACCAGGTATGCGATATTCTTATTGCGGACGGCCTGGTGGAAAAGATAGGCAAGGACCTGAACGGGAAAGCGGACGAGGCCATAGACGCTTCCGGCCATATCGTAGCGCCGGGATTTGTCGATATGCATACGCACCTGAGGGAGCCGGGCAGGGAGGACGAAGAGACCGTGCGCACCGGGACCCGTGCCGCGGTCAAGGGCGGGTTCACGAGCGTTGCCTGCATGCCGAATACGGAGCCGGCCATAGACGACGGCAATACCGTCCGTGCGTTGAAGGCTATAATTAAGAAGGACGCGATGTGCAACGTCTTCATCGTCGGGGCGATCACCGAGGACAGGCTGGGGAGGAGCTTAAGCGACTTCAAAGGAATGAAGGCGGAAGGCATCGTGGGGATTTCCGACGACGGATCGCCGGTTGCCGACGAGAAGGTCATGCTGGAGGCGTTGAAAGAAGCGAAGAGAGACTCGTTAATACTTATAGCGCACTGCGAAGACGTCAGGCTCTCGGCGAACGGCGTGATAAATAAGAGTTTCACGGCTACGAAGATGGGCCTGCGCGGCATATCCAGGGAATCCGAATACGAGATCGTGAAACGCGACTTAGCTCTGGCGAAGAAGGCTCAGTCGCAGATCCATATCGCGCACGTTAGCTGCGCCGAATCGGTCGATATTATACGTAAAGCGAAAAAGGACGGCGTAAGAGCGAGCGCCGAGACGGCCCCGCATTATTTTTCCCTTACGGAAGAATGCTGCGTCACTTACGACACGAACACCAAGATGAACCCGCCGCTCAGGGCCAAAGAGGATGTGGAGGCGATAAAGAGGGCCTTATCCGACGGCACCATAGACGCGATAGCCACAGATCACGCCCCGCATACGGATTCGGAGAAGGACGTGGAGTTCGACTTCGCGCCATTCGGCATAATAGGGCTCGAGACGGCGCTCGGCGTCGCGTTCATGGAGCTGGTCGAGCCGAAAACGATCTCGTGGAGCGGCCTGATAACAAAGATGTCCGTCAATCCGGCGAAGATACTGGGAATAGACAGAGGCAGCCTCGCGAAGGGGAAGGCTGCGGACATAGTGATAATAGATCCCGAAAAGGAATGGATATATAAGAAAGAGTCGATAGAATCGAAGTCGAGGAACTCGCCGTTCATAGGCTGGACGATGAGGGCAAAAGCGACGCACCTCTTCGTCGGCGGTAAGCTTGTAATGAAGGACGGCTCTATTTAA
- a CDS encoding GIY-YIG nuclease family protein, with amino-acid sequence MKEWVLYIIKCRDGSLYTGITTDLNKRLRLHNEGKASKYTRSRRPVRLARTEVFNNESSARKREAEVKSLSRAEKLELTAK; translated from the coding sequence ATGAAAGAATGGGTTTTATATATAATTAAATGCCGCGACGGTTCATTATATACAGGTATTACGACCGATCTAAATAAGCGGCTTCGGCTTCACAACGAGGGTAAGGCATCGAAATATACGCGATCCCGCAGGCCGGTCAGGCTGGCGCGTACAGAGGTCTTTAACAACGAATCTTCGGCAAGGAAGAGGGAGGCCGAGGTCAAAAGCCTTTCCCGCGCCGAGAAATTAGAATTAACAGCAAAATAG
- a CDS encoding dihydroorotate dehydrogenase electron transfer subunit, with the protein MKQLKAKIIQNEKIAEGFYRMRVESPYLAARARPGQFVEVRCSDGVEPLLRRPLGCHRILKSGIDLLYEVVGEGTGLLSRKKAGEYLNVIGPLGNGFDICGTKPAILVAGGVGAAPLLALAEKLRAQNIEVNVLIGASKKSHVLCEREFKKLGCKVSVSTDDGSAGRKGFVTDLLSILLTTYNLSLTTIYACGPNAMLKEVARIAGKRGVPCQVSLEERMACGVGVCLGCPVKIKNSKFVYKMVCKDGPIFDAKEIAW; encoded by the coding sequence ATGAAACAGCTAAAGGCAAAGATAATACAGAACGAAAAGATTGCTGAAGGTTTCTACAGGATGCGCGTGGAGTCGCCGTATCTTGCCGCGCGCGCGAGGCCGGGCCAGTTCGTGGAGGTCAGGTGTTCCGACGGTGTAGAACCGCTGCTGCGCCGTCCCCTCGGGTGCCACAGGATACTGAAGAGCGGCATCGATCTGCTGTATGAGGTGGTCGGGGAAGGGACAGGGCTCCTTTCCCGGAAAAAAGCCGGCGAGTATCTGAATGTGATAGGCCCTCTGGGGAACGGGTTCGATATATGCGGAACGAAACCGGCTATACTTGTCGCCGGAGGCGTCGGGGCCGCGCCGTTATTGGCGTTGGCGGAAAAATTAAGGGCTCAAAATATCGAAGTCAATGTATTGATAGGCGCGAGTAAAAAATCGCACGTCCTCTGCGAAAGAGAATTTAAAAAATTGGGATGCAAGGTCAGCGTTTCTACCGATGACGGCTCTGCGGGGCGCAAGGGCTTTGTAACGGATCTGCTGTCCATTTTACTTACGACTTACAACTTATCACTTACAACTATATACGCCTGCGGGCCCAACGCGATGTTGAAAGAGGTTGCGCGCATCGCCGGGAAGCGCGGCGTGCCGTGCCAGGTCTCGCTCGAAGAGCGGATGGCATGCGGCGTCGGCGTCTGCCTGGGTTGCCCTGTCAAAATAAAAAATTCGAAATTTGTATATAAGATGGTCTGCAAAGACGGGCCGATATTCGATGCCAAAGAGATAGCCTGGTAG
- the pyrR gene encoding bifunctional pyr operon transcriptional regulator/uracil phosphoribosyltransferase PyrR: MTLKEKAKVLDKDSMERTIERLAHEIIEKVKPMDKIAVIGIKCRGAYIGQRLAGKIEEIGGKKIPVGALDITLYRDDLTQASEQPVVHATEIDFEIDGKKIILVDDVLYTGRTVRCALDALVDFGRPAQIQLAVLVDRGHRELPIRADYVGKNVPTSIDEVVEVKLSEVDGKDEVVLCEKRSGKGR; the protein is encoded by the coding sequence ATGACGTTGAAAGAGAAGGCGAAGGTCCTGGATAAAGATTCGATGGAGCGGACTATAGAACGCCTCGCCCATGAGATCATTGAGAAAGTAAAACCCATGGACAAGATCGCCGTCATCGGGATAAAATGCCGGGGCGCTTATATAGGCCAGAGGCTTGCCGGAAAGATAGAGGAAATAGGCGGCAAGAAAATCCCGGTAGGCGCGCTTGATATTACGTTATACAGAGACGACCTTACGCAGGCCTCAGAACAGCCCGTAGTTCACGCCACCGAGATAGATTTTGAGATAGACGGCAAGAAGATAATCCTGGTGGACGACGTCCTCTACACAGGCAGGACGGTAAGGTGCGCGCTCGACGCGCTTGTGGATTTCGGCCGTCCCGCCCAGATACAGCTAGCGGTCCTGGTCGACAGGGGCCACAGGGAACTGCCGATACGGGCGGATTACGTCGGGAAGAACGTGCCGACGTCGATCGACGAGGTTGTCGAGGTAAAGTTGAGCGAAGTGGATGGCAAGGATGAAGTCGTGTTGTGCGAAAAGCGAAGCGGTAAAGGCAGGTAA
- a CDS encoding class I SAM-dependent methyltransferase codes for MKKIAASWNFHDIDFILMATSDMDNATYAKKHINLYTGEIPPLLKKHLDLFPWQRLVDAGCGDGAVLYALRDKGYLKGREVFAFDSSSDRVAIASKIDGRIRCFTDDACAIKNIAPDSVDFIITGQVIEHVDSDDRMIRELKAILRKGGILYLSTVFKKWYGWYFYRNMGRWTLDPTHVREYRNDAELLEIMRRYGLEVLESRKSPIRFPLMHRFLRCINAPRHIAAKEWAAYLRWLSVPVPGYFLWELVCKKTD; via the coding sequence ATGAAGAAAATTGCCGCCTCATGGAATTTCCATGACATTGATTTCATTTTGATGGCCACTTCAGATATGGATAACGCAACCTACGCCAAAAAACACATCAACCTTTATACAGGCGAAATCCCGCCGCTTTTAAAAAAGCATCTGGATCTTTTCCCGTGGCAAAGGCTTGTTGACGCGGGGTGCGGAGACGGCGCTGTTTTGTACGCTTTGCGCGATAAAGGTTACCTGAAAGGGCGGGAGGTCTTTGCCTTTGACAGCTCGTCCGACCGGGTCGCGATAGCATCGAAAATAGACGGCAGGATACGCTGTTTTACCGATGACGCATGCGCCATTAAGAACATCGCGCCGGATAGCGTCGATTTCATAATTACCGGACAGGTCATAGAGCATGTGGACAGCGACGATAGGATGATCCGCGAACTGAAGGCTATTTTGCGGAAAGGCGGGATCTTATATCTTTCCACGGTTTTTAAAAAATGGTACGGGTGGTATTTCTACCGGAACATGGGACGGTGGACACTTGATCCGACCCATGTCAGGGAGTACAGAAACGACGCGGAACTGCTGGAAATAATGCGAAGATACGGTTTGGAAGTACTTGAATCGCGCAAGTCGCCGATACGATTTCCGCTTATGCATCGTTTTCTGAGATGTATTAACGCTCCCCGGCATATTGCGGCAAAGGAATGGGCGGCGTATTTACGGTGGCTTAGCGTACCCGTCCCGGGGTACTTCTTGTGGGAGCTCGTATGCAAAAAAACGGATTAG
- a CDS encoding endonuclease Q family protein, protein MFIADLHIHSKYSRATSKEMDLESLTKWAKIKGVSMLGTGDFTHPAWLAELKNKLEEVEYGVYKREGVYFLLTTEVSNIYFKAGRTRKVHNILIAPSFKAADEINSALSEYGSLSSDGRPILSLECDKMVRALSGIDPDIIFIPGHAWTPHFGIFGSNSGFDSPEECFEGELGKIFSIETGLSSDPAMNWRWSKLDRFCLTSHSDAHSPSKIGREANVFKDKINYKDLVEILKTKDKTRFLYTVEFFPEEGKYHWDGHRNCKVRMPPREALRSNNLCPVCGKKITIGVMHRVEGLADRKEGYVDASSPSFKRAVGLVEIIGDALGVGAATLTVEREYLRLIKNFGNEFNILLDMPESEIAENLPPRIAKGILNVRRGNLEIEPGYDGEYGKVKIFKEGDKEAEKQMSFL, encoded by the coding sequence ATGTTTATAGCGGACCTTCATATCCATTCGAAATATTCACGCGCCACGTCGAAAGAGATGGACCTGGAGAGCCTGACGAAATGGGCAAAGATAAAAGGCGTATCGATGCTCGGCACAGGGGATTTTACCCATCCCGCCTGGCTTGCCGAATTGAAGAACAAGCTGGAAGAGGTCGAATACGGCGTTTATAAGCGCGAAGGCGTATATTTCCTGCTGACCACGGAGGTCTCCAATATATATTTTAAGGCCGGCAGGACGCGCAAGGTCCACAACATATTGATCGCTCCAAGCTTCAAGGCCGCGGATGAGATAAATTCGGCCCTGTCTGAATACGGCAGCCTCTCCTCCGACGGGCGGCCGATACTCAGCCTCGAATGCGACAAGATGGTGCGCGCTCTTTCCGGGATAGACCCGGACATAATATTCATACCGGGCCACGCATGGACGCCGCATTTCGGCATATTCGGGTCGAACTCGGGGTTCGATTCGCCGGAAGAATGCTTCGAAGGCGAACTGGGGAAGATATTCTCGATCGAGACCGGACTCTCGAGCGACCCGGCGATGAACTGGCGATGGTCAAAGCTCGACAGGTTCTGCCTCACGTCCCATTCGGATGCCCATTCGCCGTCGAAGATCGGCCGCGAGGCGAACGTATTTAAGGATAAGATAAATTATAAAGACCTTGTCGAAATATTGAAGACAAAAGATAAGACGAGATTCCTCTATACCGTGGAATTTTTTCCCGAGGAAGGGAAATACCACTGGGACGGGCACAGGAATTGCAAGGTGAGGATGCCTCCCCGGGAAGCGCTGCGTTCGAACAACCTCTGCCCTGTATGCGGAAAGAAGATCACAATAGGCGTTATGCATAGGGTCGAAGGGCTTGCCGACCGGAAAGAGGGGTATGTCGACGCCTCGAGCCCGTCGTTCAAGAGGGCGGTCGGGCTCGTCGAGATCATAGGGGACGCGCTGGGCGTCGGAGCCGCGACGCTAACAGTCGAAAGAGAGTACCTGCGGCTCATAAAGAATTTCGGGAACGAATTCAATATACTGCTGGATATGCCGGAGAGTGAGATAGCGGAAAATTTACCTCCCAGGATAGCAAAAGGGATCCTGAACGTAAGGCGCGGCAACCTCGAGATAGAGCCCGGTTATGACGGTGAATACGGCAAGGTGAAGATATTCAAAGAAGGCGATAAAGAGGCGGAGAAGCAGATGAGTTTCCTATGA
- the pyrF gene encoding orotidine-5'-phosphate decarboxylase, whose protein sequence is MAMNARDALIVALDMDSEDKAIKAVEKLKNDVRFFKVGLELFSSCGPDIVRRIKEAGCEVFLDLKFHDIPNTVAKAAVSAARLSPFMFNVHALGGYDMMKRTAEAVAEEAKKSPARSRPKVLAVTILTSMDENALASIGIKDNVEKAVLRLAETAKSAGLDGVVASPAETALIREKLGKGFLIVTPGVRPAWAAVNDQKRIATPKDAIGAGADFIVVGRPITEARDPGKAVREILDEMIEIDRNL, encoded by the coding sequence ATGGCAATGAACGCAAGAGACGCCTTGATAGTCGCCCTCGACATGGATAGCGAAGATAAGGCAATAAAAGCTGTCGAAAAGCTGAAAAACGATGTGCGGTTCTTCAAGGTGGGGCTGGAGCTATTCTCGTCGTGCGGGCCGGACATAGTAAGGCGCATTAAAGAGGCCGGATGCGAAGTCTTCCTCGATCTTAAATTCCACGATATACCGAATACTGTAGCTAAGGCCGCCGTGTCCGCGGCAAGGCTCTCGCCGTTCATGTTCAATGTTCATGCGCTCGGCGGGTACGATATGATGAAACGGACCGCCGAAGCGGTCGCGGAAGAAGCTAAGAAGTCTCCGGCGCGCTCAAGGCCGAAAGTCCTCGCGGTCACAATATTGACGAGCATGGACGAAAACGCTTTGGCAAGTATAGGTATAAAAGATAATGTGGAAAAGGCCGTATTAAGGCTGGCGGAGACGGCAAAGTCGGCCGGTCTTGACGGCGTCGTGGCCTCGCCCGCTGAGACCGCTCTTATAAGAGAGAAACTGGGCAAAGGCTTTTTAATAGTGACGCCGGGTGTGCGGCCTGCCTGGGCGGCTGTGAACGACCAGAAGAGGATAGCCACACCTAAGGACGCTATCGGCGCGGGGGCCGATTTCATAGTGGTTGGGCGGCCGATAACGGAAGCAAGAGATCCAGGTAAAGCTGTGCGGGAAATATTGGATGAAATGATCGAAATAGATAGAAATTTATAG
- a CDS encoding dihydroorotate dehydrogenase: protein MKSDMSVKIGKLKLKNPVMAASGTYGMEYAELSGIDTFGAVVTKTITLKGRAGNPPPRVAETASGMLNSIGLENKGLEDFIINKLPLYDRFKGAVIVSISGDNESEFAKLASALGSIRRVDALELNLSCPNLMRGAEKGTGIIAQDEKAVYKIVKAVRRAAPITVIAKLSPNVTDMGNVASSAEAGGADSISLVNTFLGMAVDIDTKKPKLGNITGGLSGPAIKPIALRMVWEAYKAVDIPVIGMGGIMDWRDAVEFIICGASAVQVGTANFVDTAAAGGIVRGIENYLSKNKIGGIKRLAGTLRLG, encoded by the coding sequence ATGAAATCCGATATGTCGGTAAAGATAGGAAAGCTTAAACTGAAAAATCCCGTGATGGCGGCGTCAGGGACATATGGTATGGAATACGCCGAACTATCCGGCATCGATACGTTCGGCGCCGTAGTGACGAAGACGATAACATTAAAGGGCCGCGCGGGTAACCCTCCCCCGAGGGTGGCGGAGACGGCATCAGGCATGCTCAATTCCATAGGCCTCGAGAATAAAGGATTGGAAGACTTCATTATTAATAAACTACCGCTCTACGATAGATTCAAAGGGGCCGTAATAGTAAGTATATCGGGCGACAACGAGAGTGAATTTGCGAAGCTGGCGTCGGCGCTTGGTTCTATCCGACGCGTAGACGCGCTGGAGCTTAACCTGTCGTGCCCGAATCTGATGAGGGGCGCGGAAAAAGGGACAGGCATAATCGCGCAGGACGAAAAAGCGGTATATAAGATCGTTAAAGCCGTGAGAAGGGCCGCTCCCATTACGGTCATAGCAAAACTTTCGCCTAATGTCACCGATATGGGTAATGTAGCGAGCTCGGCCGAAGCAGGCGGAGCGGATTCGATATCCCTGGTAAATACGTTCCTGGGGATGGCCGTAGATATTGATACAAAAAAGCCTAAACTCGGCAATATCACGGGCGGCTTAAGCGGTCCGGCGATAAAACCGATAGCTCTCAGGATGGTCTGGGAGGCGTACAAAGCGGTCGATATCCCGGTAATAGGTATGGGCGGGATAATGGACTGGCGCGACGCGGTTGAATTTATTATATGCGGCGCCTCTGCCGTCCAGGTGGGGACGGCCAATTTTGTCGATACGGCCGCGGCGGGCGGGATAGTTCGCGGCATTGAAAATTATTTATCGAAGAACAAAATCGGTGGTATAAAAAGATTAGCAGGAACTCTCAGGTTGGGATGA
- the pyrE gene encoding orotate phosphoribosyltransferase, which yields MTEKDVLKIFEDNNALLTGHFKLSSGLHSEKYLQCALVLQFPEIAQKLSEELAKKFSNLGKIDLVVGPALGGVTLAYEVARALDVRGLFTERQEGPPAAIEIPSSRAGKMVLRRGFAIKAGEKALVVEDVVTTGGSTKEVIDVVKACGGVVAGVGSVIDRSSAPVDFGVPFAALARVKVETYKEEACPLCKKGVPVYKPGSRK from the coding sequence ATGACGGAAAAAGACGTATTGAAGATATTCGAGGACAACAACGCGCTTTTGACAGGCCACTTTAAGCTTTCAAGCGGCCTTCATAGCGAGAAATATTTGCAGTGCGCGCTCGTCCTGCAATTCCCGGAGATCGCCCAGAAGCTGTCTGAGGAGCTGGCGAAGAAGTTTTCTAATCTCGGGAAGATCGATCTTGTGGTAGGGCCGGCGCTGGGCGGAGTGACGCTGGCGTATGAGGTCGCGAGGGCGCTCGACGTAAGAGGGCTATTTACGGAGAGGCAAGAGGGCCCGCCTGCCGCGATAGAAATTCCGAGCAGTCGGGCAGGAAAGATGGTCCTTCGCAGAGGGTTTGCTATTAAAGCGGGTGAGAAGGCCCTGGTCGTGGAGGATGTCGTGACTACCGGCGGCTCGACGAAAGAGGTCATCGACGTAGTGAAGGCATGCGGGGGCGTAGTCGCGGGGGTCGGAAGCGTTATCGATAGGTCGAGCGCTCCCGTCGACTTCGGAGTGCCGTTCGCGGCGCTCGCCAGGGTGAAGGTCGAGACCTATAAAGAGGAAGCGTGCCCTCTCTGTAAAAAAGGTGTGCCGGTATACAAGCCGGGCTCGAGGAAGTAA
- a CDS encoding aspartate carbamoyltransferase catalytic subunit, with amino-acid sequence MDNKLVWTKKDLLGLEYLSKEEIEFILYTAQGFKEVTTRQIKKVPALRGKTVVNLFYEPSTRTRTSFELAAKRLSADVVNVEIEASSVKKGETLIDTGRNIEALKIDIIVVRHSASGAPNILARSVKSSVVNAGDGWHEHPTQALLDMFTLQSKLGSIKDLKVSIIGDIAHSRVARSNIWGLTKLGAKVTVCAPKLLIPEGIERMGVNITSDIDEALKGADAINVLRMQFERDQALAFPSKLEYFKQFGITAERLKKCKPDIVVMHPGPINRGIEMSSEVADGKNSVILEQVTNGIAVRMAALYLVSHAKEVSK; translated from the coding sequence ATGGATAACAAGCTGGTCTGGACGAAGAAGGACCTTCTCGGTCTCGAGTACCTTTCAAAAGAAGAGATCGAATTTATTTTATATACCGCCCAGGGCTTTAAAGAGGTCACGACCCGCCAGATCAAAAAAGTCCCCGCGCTTCGCGGCAAGACGGTGGTCAATCTCTTCTACGAACCCTCGACGAGGACCAGGACTTCCTTTGAACTCGCCGCGAAGAGGCTTTCGGCCGACGTCGTAAACGTCGAGATAGAGGCCTCCAGCGTAAAGAAGGGCGAAACCTTAATAGACACGGGCCGGAACATAGAGGCCCTTAAGATAGACATAATCGTCGTCCGCCATAGCGCGAGCGGCGCTCCCAATATACTGGCGCGTTCGGTGAAGTCGAGCGTCGTCAATGCCGGCGACGGCTGGCACGAACATCCCACCCAGGCGCTTCTCGACATGTTCACGCTCCAATCGAAGCTAGGCTCGATCAAGGACCTGAAGGTTAGCATAATCGGCGACATCGCCCATTCACGCGTAGCCCGTTCCAATATCTGGGGCCTGACAAAACTGGGCGCGAAGGTAACCGTCTGCGCCCCGAAGCTATTGATACCCGAAGGAATAGAGAGGATGGGCGTCAACATCACCAGCGATATCGACGAAGCCCTCAAAGGGGCGGACGCGATAAACGTCCTGAGGATGCAATTCGAGAGGGACCAGGCGCTCGCCTTCCCTTCAAAGCTGGAATATTTCAAACAGTTCGGCATTACGGCCGAAAGGCTCAAGAAGTGCAAGCCTGATATAGTAGTGATGCACCCGGGCCCGATAAACCGCGGCATAGAGATGTCGAGCGAGGTCGCCGACGGAAAGAACTCGGTCATACTGGAACAGGTGACGAACGGCATAGCGGTCAGGATGGCGGCGCTGTATCTTGTAAGCCACGCCAAAGAGGTCTCCAAATGA